Genomic DNA from Desulfonema ishimotonii:
TTTGCTTCAGTATTGCCAAGAAGTTCTTTAAGCTCATATAAACCGCTTCCGTTAGCAGGAATCGTATAGTTTTTTTCAGCTATCGTATTTCCTCCCCAATCTATCATACTTATCGTGCCTGTTGTTTCATTTTGGTTGGGATTACATATCATAATCAATGTGTCCCATTGCTGATTTTGAGCAACATGCGGAATGCAAAGTTTGGTTGCAAGGTCTTTTACAAACGGTATATCAGTCATATAGCTTAAAAACGCTGTTCTTCCAAAAAAACACAATCCACCCAGCCTTTGATCGGATTTTACTTCTATCCAGCCGTCTGTATCAAGACCTGAACCTGCTATAAAAGAGTTTTGACCTTTAGGAGAAAGATTGGTCTCTTCAGTTTTAATTGTATTTCCATTTTTATCTCGAATAACTACCGAAATATTAGCATTCTGGCTTTCATTGAAATTTTTTAATGCGACCCCTGTCCACCAAGAATTTCCACTAACAAAGAAGGGTAAATAATAAGCATTTCCTTGTGTTATCCGCCCATAAAGTTCTGCGCTTGTTTCATTATCCTCTAAGACATGAAATTCTTTAACTGTAGTTGCCCCCCCGTCTTGGCTAAACCCAATTATTTCAAGCTTGTAATT
This window encodes:
- a CDS encoding choice-of-anchor K domain-containing protein produces the protein MKKLAKIAMFWVVVILSAFFVTGNAYAVFNGSVSGNWADPVPEGSSPVFEGVGTSYFKWGDASFDTPPCHLKFEGYSFSNVSPEIPFKIGKVSYYNGTTGIGTDASSVNLILSLDIQAPIQVKFTPKFSLGLINVPNDGAAWENADYVHFPSSLSNEYITLGGTNYKLEIIGFSQDGGATTVKEFHVLEDNETSAELYGRITQGNAYYLPFFVSGNSWWTGVALKNFNESQNANISVVIRDKNGNTIKTEETNLSPKGQNSFIAGSGLDTDGWIEVKSDQRLGGLCFFGRTAFLSYMTDIPFVKDLATKLCIPHVAQNQQWDTLIMICNPNQNETTGTISMIDWGGNTIAEKNYTIPANGSGLYELKELLGNTEANGSVEITATQGIAAFGLYSDLKSDTGMDFAGIAAVDPTK